Proteins from a genomic interval of Xanthomonas sp. AM6:
- a CDS encoding FadR/GntR family transcriptional regulator — MSESRLYQSIAAKILSLIESGEFPTGSRLPGERDLAERFGVSRVTIREAEIALEAQGWIAIKTGSGVYVRPRPIDAQGALPDVSAFDLTAARTVIEAEAAALAAGRLTDADIEELQTLVTAMSDPTTTEEMAGEYDRRFHLAIARLSGNPVVEYCIHLIWRMRNELPRVRQVYAHVCHQDDATRTDEHAAILEALKTRDPAASRNAMRNHFQRLFESMLEATESQALAEIRRRTQQDRERFLATTRI, encoded by the coding sequence ATGTCCGAAAGCCGCCTCTACCAGTCCATCGCCGCAAAGATCCTGTCGCTGATCGAATCGGGCGAATTCCCGACCGGTTCGCGGCTGCCGGGCGAGCGCGATCTGGCCGAGCGGTTCGGGGTCAGCCGGGTGACCATCCGCGAGGCCGAGATCGCGCTGGAGGCGCAGGGCTGGATCGCGATCAAGACCGGCTCGGGCGTGTACGTGCGGCCGCGCCCGATCGACGCGCAGGGCGCATTGCCCGACGTCAGCGCATTCGACCTGACCGCCGCGCGCACGGTGATCGAGGCCGAAGCCGCGGCGCTGGCCGCCGGGCGCCTGACCGATGCCGACATCGAGGAACTGCAGACCCTGGTGACGGCGATGTCCGACCCGACCACCACCGAGGAGATGGCCGGCGAGTACGACCGCCGCTTCCACCTGGCCATCGCGCGGCTGTCCGGCAATCCGGTGGTGGAATACTGCATCCACCTGATCTGGCGCATGCGCAACGAACTGCCGCGGGTGCGCCAGGTGTACGCGCACGTCTGCCACCAGGACGATGCGACCCGCACCGACGAGCACGCCGCGATCCTGGAGGCGCTGAAGACGCGCGATCCGGCCGCCTCGCGCAACGCGATGCGCAACCACTTCCAGCGCCTGTTCGAGTCGATGCTGGAAGCCACCGAGAGCCAGGCCCTGGCCGAGATCCGCCGCCGCACCCAGCAGGACCGCGAACGCTTCCTGGCGACCACGCGGATCTGA
- a CDS encoding zinc-dependent alcohol dehydrogenase, whose amino-acid sequence MQALTYHGTRDVRVETVPDPVLIDADDIVLRVTATAICGSDLHLYRGKIPDLHTGDVLGHEFMGVVEEVGPGVQRVKRGDRVVIPFVIACGECFHCRLTEYSACETTNTGKGAALNQKGIRPPAALFGYSHLYGGVAGGQAEYVRVPKANVGPLVVPDVLHDEQVLFLSDILPTGYQAALNAGVRQGSTVAIFGAGPVGLMTAACCRMLGAERIFMVDRYPYRLDFAQKTYGVIPLNFEEIDDPADIIVGQTDGRGVDASIDAVGFEAKGSTVETVMATLKLEGSSGTALRQCIAATRRGGTVSVPGVYAGFIHGFLFGDAFDKGLSFKMGQTHVQRFMPELLEHIGEGRLKPNEIITHRLSLAQAADGYAIFDKKEQDCRKVILTP is encoded by the coding sequence ATGCAAGCCCTCACCTATCACGGCACCAGAGACGTCCGCGTAGAAACCGTTCCCGATCCGGTCCTGATCGACGCCGACGACATCGTGCTGCGGGTCACCGCCACCGCGATCTGCGGCTCGGACCTGCATCTGTATCGCGGCAAGATTCCCGACCTGCATACCGGCGACGTGCTCGGCCACGAATTCATGGGCGTGGTCGAAGAGGTCGGGCCCGGCGTGCAGCGCGTGAAGCGCGGCGATCGCGTGGTGATCCCGTTCGTGATCGCCTGCGGCGAGTGCTTCCACTGCCGCCTGACCGAATACTCCGCCTGCGAGACCACCAACACCGGCAAGGGCGCGGCGCTGAACCAGAAGGGCATCCGCCCGCCGGCGGCGCTGTTCGGCTACAGCCACCTGTACGGCGGCGTGGCCGGCGGCCAGGCCGAGTACGTGCGCGTGCCCAAGGCCAACGTCGGCCCGCTGGTGGTGCCGGACGTGCTGCACGACGAGCAGGTGCTGTTCCTGTCCGACATCCTGCCCACCGGCTACCAGGCCGCGCTCAATGCCGGCGTGCGCCAGGGCAGCACGGTGGCGATCTTCGGCGCCGGCCCGGTGGGGCTGATGACCGCCGCGTGCTGCCGCATGCTCGGCGCCGAACGCATCTTCATGGTCGACCGCTATCCGTACCGGCTGGATTTCGCGCAGAAGACCTATGGCGTGATCCCGCTCAATTTCGAGGAGATCGACGACCCGGCCGACATCATCGTCGGCCAGACCGACGGCCGCGGCGTGGACGCCAGCATCGACGCGGTCGGCTTCGAGGCCAAGGGCAGCACCGTGGAGACGGTGATGGCCACGCTGAAGCTGGAAGGCAGCAGCGGCACCGCGCTGCGCCAGTGCATCGCCGCCACCCGCCGCGGCGGCACGGTCAGCGTGCCGGGCGTGTATGCCGGCTTCATCCACGGCTTCCTGTTCGGCGACGCCTTCGATAAGGGGCTGAGCTTCAAGATGGGCCAGACCCACGTGCAGCGTTTCATGCCGGAACTGCTGGAGCACATCGGCGAAGGCCGGCTGAAGCCGAACGAGATCATCACCCACCGGCTGAGCCTGGCGCAGGCGGCCGACGGCTACGCGATCTTCGACAAGAAGGAACAGGACTGCCGCAAGGTGATCCTGACCCCGTGA
- a CDS encoding glucoamylase family protein — MRARFLQRGRTPPPAEEPLRAQLLSAEQMAAHGEALARTHRVRGGRSPEVLLARLKQNEDVLRDALAMLAAMVRDGIRVTPAGEWLLDNFYLVEEQILIARRHLPAGYSRQLPALAQGASAGLPRVYALSMDAIAHGDGRIDADMASRFIAAYQTVTPLMLGELWAIPIMLRLGLLENLRRVAARVMRDGIDHRLASEWADRLNTTAVQEPKSVVLVVADMARSQPPLSGAFVAELVRGLHGRGGVLAMPVTWVEQWLADGGQRIDAMVHAESQQQAADQVSISNSIASLRFLATMDWRDFVEALSAVEAQLRQDPHGTYAQMDFQTRDSYRHAVELLARRSGAGEEAVAACVLGLAQAGASDDLRHVGYYLVDDGQRALPAAIAALPRARRRPAMARRTLPLPAYLLPIAAIAGIGSWILLGQLQALPLVPAWLWATTALLGALAFSELGVALVNWMATLLVAPRTLPRMDFAKGLPAGARTLVVVPSMLSDAATIDELAEALEVRFLANRDAQLHFALLTDFLDAAQATLPGDAALLDHAAQHIARLNQRYAPERGDRFFLLHRPRRWNPGERAWIGHERKRGKLAALNRLLRGGAADADFSTLIGAVALLAQVRYVITLDADTRLPRDAAREFVATLAHPLNRARIDPVLGRVTRGYGILQPSVGSSMSGHRITRYARLFGSEPGIDPYTRTVSDVYQDLFGEGSFVGKGIYDVDAFEQALDGRLPDNRILSHDLLEGCYARAGLVSDVRLFEDYPARYAADVQRRARWIRGDWQLLPWLLPWVPDAAGRYRRNPLSALSRGKLLDNLRRSLVPLAVTALLAIGWLWVPRPAAWSAWLLGLFVLPIVVPALHNLVAKPLDMAWRMHLGTLVKALATQLQRALVALACLPYEAGYAALAIVRTLWRMLVSRRRLLQWHASGDVARRLGRGNAAELGGMAPAALCALALLGLLAWRQPQALWVAAPVLALWIAAPALMAWMGHAAAPRRAQLAPPQRAFLGRLARRTWAFFEVHMRAQDHWLPPDNVQEHPQLVVARRTSPTNIGLALLGNLAAYDLGYLQPGGVIERTRLTLATMETLPRHRGHFYNWYDTETLQPLPPAYLSTVDSGNLAGHLLTLRQGLLALCDAPLLAAATFDGLADTLGVLREAAHESPAAAALQPALQEAELRLDALRAAPPQTLAQAWHALCALAAQAQAIAEHWPPPLPTAGRCADALAPHWPQALLAACHAAQDELRGFAPWALAADTDADDEATSAQTPLPTLRALAAQTRDAAAAERARARIHQLERLAHIAGQLSLMEYGFLYDPARRLLAIGYNVDERRLDQGYYDLLASEARLCSFVAIAQGQLPQESWFALGRQLTEVDGEATLLSWTGSMFEYLMPQLVMPSYADTLLDQTAVHAVNAQIAHGARHAVPWGVSESGYNAVDARMNYQYRAFGVPGLGLKRGLGEDLVIAPYASMMALMVAPDAACANLQRLAEAGFGGRFGLHEAIDYTPGRVPPGQTFALIRSYMAHHQGMGLLALDHLLREQPMQKRFAADAEFQATLLLLQERIPRVGVFHPQEADGAARSAQDAREEETQLRVFRDPGAPRPGVQLLSNGRYHGLLTSAGGGYSRLRDMAITRWREDGTRDHWGSFCYLRDVDSGDYWSAAYQPTAVAVDHYEAIFSDAKAEFRGRKRGFDTHMEVAISAEDDIELRRLRVSNRSRQPRTIEITTYAEVVLAPAIADELHPAFSNLFVQTEIARDKQALLCTRRTRAHDEVAPWMFHLVAVHDAHIGAISYETDRARFLGRGNSARTPRALSHDVALSDSAGSVLDPVVAIRCRIVLAPEQTAMIDIVYGVGGDRAACTALIDKYRDRRLADRVFDLAWTHSQVVRRQINASQADAQLYERLAGLMVYVNPSLRADSDLLLQNRRGQSGLWGHAISGDLPIALLQIGDADNIELVRQMVQAHAYWRLKGLHADLVIWNESQSGYRQQLQEQILGMIAADPDASVLERPGGIFVRPVQNISQEDRILLQVVARVIVSDQRGTLAAQIGRHLPPPRGMPELVPLPAAAMAEAQEHAPAPAATGEVREDPWPFAPAQAEVLFDNGTGAFAADGREYQIALREGAPTPAPWSNVLANAQLGTVLSESAAGYTWFENAHEFRLSPWHNDPVADTCGEAFYLRDEDSGRVWSPQPLPRRGAGDYRTRHGFGYSVYEHVQDGIASELWVYVALHEAVKFSVLKLRNLSGRSRRLSATGYVEWVLGDLRVKSQMHVVTAQDGAHGALLAHNPYNAEFAARTAFFDVDAAARSCTGDRAEFLGRNGDMADPQALRRERLSGRLGAGMDPCAALQVPLALAAGAACETVFRLGAGKDHDAAVELARRMRGRDAAHDALDAVRIHWRQLLGGLQVQTPDPSVDLLVNGWLPYQTLACRYLARSGYYQSGGAFGFRDQLQDMMALVHATPALAREHLLASAAHQFPQGDVLHWWHPPQDRGVRTRCSDDYLWLPLAACRYLQVTADRSVLDEDVRYIEGRSVGADEESYYDLPAPSQQHGSLYAHCVQALRRGMALLGERGLPLIGTGDWNDGMNRVGEGGKGESVWLGFFLFHGLQQFATVARGRDDAAFADECDAAAQALRGNLEAHAWDGDWYRRAWFDDGTALGSADNAECRIDSISQSWSVLSGAAAPARARQAMAALDRHLVKRDAGLIQLLDPPFDRIEHDPGYIRGYVPGVRENGGQYTHAAVWAAMAFARLGDGERAWELARMINPIRHSLDAAASERYKVEPYVLAADVYGVAPHVGRGGWTWYTGSAGWMYRLLVESLLGLHREGDSLHLRPCLPAAWERCRLHYRHGGSAYHIELVQYAADQAGDAAQGAGLFVDDVRQQDARIALVDDGRAHRVQWRQPRAPA, encoded by the coding sequence ATGCGCGCGCGGTTCCTGCAGCGCGGCCGCACGCCGCCCCCGGCCGAAGAGCCGCTGCGCGCGCAACTGCTCAGCGCCGAACAGATGGCCGCGCACGGCGAGGCGCTGGCGCGCACCCACCGGGTGCGCGGCGGGCGCAGCCCCGAGGTGCTGCTGGCGCGGCTGAAGCAGAACGAGGACGTGTTGCGCGACGCCCTGGCGATGCTCGCGGCGATGGTCCGCGACGGCATCCGCGTCACCCCGGCCGGCGAGTGGCTGCTGGACAACTTCTACCTGGTCGAAGAGCAGATCCTGATCGCACGGCGGCATCTGCCCGCCGGCTACAGCCGCCAGCTGCCGGCGCTGGCGCAAGGCGCTTCGGCCGGATTGCCGCGCGTCTATGCCTTGTCGATGGACGCGATCGCGCACGGCGACGGCCGCATCGATGCCGACATGGCCAGCCGTTTCATCGCCGCCTACCAGACGGTGACGCCGCTGATGCTGGGCGAGCTGTGGGCGATCCCGATCATGCTGCGTCTGGGCCTGCTGGAGAACCTGCGCCGGGTCGCGGCGCGGGTGATGCGCGACGGCATCGACCACCGCCTGGCCAGCGAATGGGCCGACCGGCTCAACACCACCGCCGTGCAGGAGCCCAAGAGCGTGGTGCTGGTGGTCGCGGACATGGCGCGCTCGCAACCGCCGCTGTCCGGCGCGTTCGTCGCCGAGCTGGTGCGCGGGCTGCACGGGCGCGGCGGGGTGCTGGCGATGCCGGTGACCTGGGTCGAGCAGTGGCTGGCCGACGGCGGCCAGCGCATCGACGCGATGGTGCACGCCGAAAGCCAGCAACAGGCCGCCGACCAGGTCTCGATCAGCAACAGCATCGCCAGCCTGCGTTTCCTGGCGACGATGGACTGGCGCGATTTCGTCGAAGCGTTGAGCGCGGTGGAAGCGCAGCTGCGCCAGGATCCGCACGGCACCTACGCGCAGATGGATTTCCAGACCCGCGACAGCTACCGGCACGCCGTCGAACTGCTGGCGCGGCGCAGCGGCGCCGGCGAGGAGGCGGTGGCCGCGTGCGTGCTGGGCCTGGCGCAGGCCGGCGCCAGCGACGACCTGCGCCACGTCGGCTACTACCTGGTCGACGACGGCCAGCGCGCGCTGCCGGCGGCGATCGCGGCCCTGCCGCGCGCGCGCCGCCGCCCGGCCATGGCGCGGCGCACGCTGCCGCTGCCGGCCTATCTGTTGCCGATCGCGGCGATCGCCGGCATAGGCAGCTGGATCCTGCTCGGCCAGCTGCAGGCGCTGCCCCTGGTGCCGGCGTGGCTGTGGGCGACCACCGCGCTGCTGGGCGCGCTGGCCTTCAGCGAGCTGGGCGTGGCGCTGGTCAACTGGATGGCGACGCTGCTGGTGGCGCCGCGCACGCTGCCGCGGATGGACTTCGCCAAGGGCCTGCCGGCGGGCGCGCGCACCCTGGTGGTGGTGCCGAGCATGCTCAGCGACGCGGCCACCATCGACGAACTGGCCGAGGCGCTGGAGGTGCGGTTCCTGGCCAACCGCGACGCGCAACTGCATTTCGCGCTGCTCACCGACTTCCTGGACGCCGCGCAGGCGACGCTGCCCGGCGACGCGGCGCTGCTCGACCACGCCGCGCAGCACATCGCGCGCCTCAACCAGCGCTATGCGCCCGAACGCGGCGACCGGTTCTTCCTGCTGCACCGGCCGCGGCGGTGGAATCCCGGCGAGCGCGCCTGGATCGGCCACGAGCGCAAGCGCGGCAAGCTGGCGGCGTTGAACCGGCTGCTGCGCGGCGGCGCCGCCGACGCCGATTTCAGCACGCTGATCGGCGCGGTCGCGTTGCTGGCGCAGGTGCGCTACGTGATCACCCTGGACGCGGACACGCGGCTGCCGCGCGATGCGGCGCGCGAGTTCGTCGCGACCCTGGCGCATCCGCTGAACCGCGCGCGCATCGATCCGGTCCTGGGCCGCGTCACCCGCGGCTACGGCATCCTGCAGCCAAGCGTGGGCAGCAGCATGAGCGGCCACCGCATCACCCGCTACGCGCGCCTGTTCGGCAGCGAGCCGGGCATCGACCCGTACACGCGCACCGTGTCCGACGTGTACCAGGACCTGTTCGGCGAAGGCTCGTTCGTCGGCAAGGGCATCTACGACGTGGATGCGTTCGAGCAGGCGCTGGACGGCCGCCTGCCGGACAACCGCATCCTCAGCCACGACCTGCTGGAGGGCTGCTACGCGCGCGCCGGGCTGGTCAGCGACGTACGCCTGTTCGAGGACTACCCGGCGCGCTACGCGGCCGACGTGCAGCGCCGCGCGCGCTGGATCCGCGGCGACTGGCAACTGTTGCCGTGGCTGCTGCCGTGGGTGCCCGATGCCGCCGGCCGCTACCGGCGCAATCCGCTGTCGGCGCTGTCGCGCGGCAAGCTGCTGGACAACCTGCGCCGCAGCCTGGTGCCGCTGGCCGTCACCGCGCTGCTGGCGATCGGCTGGCTGTGGGTGCCGCGGCCGGCGGCGTGGAGCGCCTGGCTGCTGGGCCTGTTCGTCCTGCCGATCGTGGTGCCGGCACTGCACAACCTGGTCGCCAAGCCGCTGGACATGGCCTGGCGCATGCACCTGGGCACGCTGGTCAAGGCCCTGGCGACGCAACTGCAGCGCGCGCTGGTGGCGCTGGCATGCCTGCCGTACGAGGCCGGCTACGCCGCGCTGGCGATCGTGCGCACGCTGTGGCGCATGCTGGTCAGCCGCCGGCGCCTGCTGCAATGGCACGCGTCCGGCGACGTGGCGCGGCGCCTCGGCCGCGGCAACGCGGCCGAACTCGGCGGCATGGCGCCAGCGGCGCTGTGCGCGCTGGCGCTGCTGGGACTGCTGGCCTGGCGGCAGCCGCAGGCGCTGTGGGTGGCCGCGCCGGTGCTGGCGCTGTGGATCGCTGCGCCGGCGCTGATGGCCTGGATGGGGCATGCCGCCGCGCCGCGCCGCGCGCAGCTGGCGCCGCCGCAGCGCGCCTTCCTCGGCCGGCTGGCGCGCCGCACCTGGGCGTTCTTCGAAGTGCACATGCGCGCGCAGGACCATTGGCTGCCGCCGGACAACGTGCAGGAGCATCCGCAACTGGTGGTGGCGCGCCGCACCTCGCCGACCAACATCGGCCTGGCCCTGCTCGGCAACCTGGCCGCCTACGACCTGGGCTACCTGCAGCCGGGCGGGGTGATCGAGCGCACCCGGCTGACCCTGGCGACGATGGAGACGCTGCCGCGCCACCGCGGCCATTTCTACAACTGGTACGACACCGAGACCTTGCAGCCGCTGCCGCCGGCCTATCTGTCGACGGTGGACAGCGGCAACCTCGCCGGGCATCTGCTGACCCTGCGCCAGGGCCTGCTGGCGCTGTGCGATGCGCCGCTGCTGGCGGCCGCCACCTTCGACGGGCTGGCCGACACGCTGGGCGTGCTGCGCGAGGCCGCGCACGAGAGCCCGGCCGCGGCCGCGTTGCAGCCGGCGCTGCAGGAGGCCGAGCTGCGCCTGGATGCGTTGCGCGCGGCCCCGCCGCAGACGCTGGCGCAGGCCTGGCACGCGCTGTGCGCGCTGGCCGCGCAGGCGCAGGCGATCGCCGAACACTGGCCGCCGCCGCTGCCGACCGCGGGCCGCTGCGCCGATGCGCTGGCGCCGCACTGGCCGCAGGCCTTGCTCGCCGCGTGCCACGCCGCGCAGGACGAACTGCGCGGGTTCGCGCCGTGGGCGCTGGCGGCCGACACCGACGCCGATGACGAGGCGACGTCCGCACAGACGCCGCTGCCGACGCTGCGCGCACTGGCCGCGCAGACCCGCGACGCCGCGGCCGCCGAACGCGCCCGCGCACGCATCCACCAGCTCGAGCGCCTGGCGCATATCGCCGGGCAGCTGTCGCTGATGGAATACGGCTTCCTCTACGACCCGGCGCGGCGGCTGCTGGCGATCGGCTACAACGTCGACGAGCGGCGCCTGGACCAGGGCTACTACGACCTGCTGGCCTCGGAGGCGCGGCTGTGCAGCTTCGTCGCCATCGCCCAGGGCCAGCTGCCGCAGGAAAGCTGGTTCGCGCTCGGCCGCCAGCTCACCGAGGTCGACGGCGAGGCAACGCTGCTGTCGTGGACCGGGTCGATGTTCGAGTACCTGATGCCGCAGCTGGTGATGCCCAGCTACGCCGACACCCTGCTCGACCAGACGGCCGTGCATGCGGTCAACGCGCAGATCGCGCACGGCGCGCGGCACGCGGTGCCGTGGGGCGTGTCCGAGTCCGGCTACAACGCGGTCGATGCGCGGATGAACTACCAGTACCGCGCCTTCGGCGTGCCCGGCCTGGGCCTCAAGCGCGGCCTCGGCGAGGACCTGGTGATCGCGCCGTACGCGAGCATGATGGCGCTGATGGTGGCCCCGGACGCGGCCTGCGCCAACCTGCAGCGGCTGGCCGAAGCGGGTTTCGGCGGCCGCTTCGGCCTGCACGAGGCGATCGACTACACCCCCGGCCGGGTGCCGCCCGGCCAGACCTTCGCGCTGATCCGCTCGTACATGGCGCACCACCAGGGCATGGGCCTGCTGGCGCTGGACCATCTGCTGCGCGAGCAGCCGATGCAGAAGCGCTTCGCCGCCGACGCCGAGTTCCAGGCCACCTTGCTGCTGCTGCAGGAGCGGATTCCGCGCGTGGGCGTGTTCCATCCGCAGGAAGCCGACGGCGCCGCGCGCAGCGCCCAGGACGCGCGCGAGGAGGAGACCCAGCTGCGCGTGTTCCGCGATCCCGGCGCGCCGCGGCCGGGCGTGCAACTGCTCTCCAACGGCCGCTACCACGGCCTGCTGACCAGCGCCGGCGGTGGCTACAGCCGCCTGCGCGACATGGCCATCACCCGCTGGCGCGAGGACGGCACCCGCGACCACTGGGGCAGCTTCTGCTACCTGCGCGACGTGGACAGCGGCGACTACTGGTCGGCCGCCTACCAGCCCACCGCGGTGGCGGTGGACCACTACGAGGCGATCTTCTCCGACGCCAAGGCCGAGTTCCGCGGGCGCAAGCGCGGCTTCGACACGCACATGGAAGTGGCGATCTCCGCCGAGGACGACATCGAACTGCGCCGGCTGCGGGTCAGCAACCGCTCGCGGCAGCCGCGCACCATCGAGATCACCACCTATGCCGAAGTGGTGCTGGCGCCGGCCATCGCCGACGAACTGCACCCGGCCTTCAGCAACCTGTTCGTGCAGACCGAGATCGCCCGCGACAAGCAGGCGCTGCTGTGCACGCGCCGCACCCGCGCGCACGACGAGGTCGCGCCGTGGATGTTCCACCTGGTGGCGGTGCACGACGCGCACATCGGCGCGATTTCCTACGAGACCGACCGCGCGCGTTTCCTCGGCCGCGGCAACAGCGCGCGCACGCCGCGCGCGCTGAGCCACGACGTGGCGCTGTCCGACAGCGCCGGCTCGGTGCTCGACCCGGTGGTCGCGATCCGCTGCCGGATCGTGCTGGCGCCGGAGCAGACTGCGATGATCGACATCGTCTATGGCGTCGGCGGCGACCGCGCCGCATGCACCGCGCTGATCGACAAGTACCGCGACCGGCGCCTGGCCGACCGCGTGTTCGACCTGGCCTGGACCCACAGCCAGGTGGTGCGCCGCCAGATCAACGCCTCGCAGGCCGACGCGCAGCTGTACGAGCGCCTGGCCGGGCTGATGGTGTACGTGAATCCCTCGCTGCGCGCCGACAGCGACCTGCTGCTGCAGAACCGGCGCGGCCAGTCCGGGCTGTGGGGCCATGCGATCTCCGGCGACCTGCCGATCGCGCTGCTGCAGATCGGCGATGCCGACAACATCGAGCTGGTGCGGCAGATGGTGCAGGCGCACGCCTACTGGCGGCTCAAGGGCCTGCATGCGGACCTGGTGATCTGGAACGAGAGCCAGAGCGGCTACCGGCAACAGCTGCAGGAGCAGATCCTGGGCATGATCGCGGCCGATCCGGACGCCAGCGTGCTGGAGCGCCCAGGCGGCATCTTCGTGCGCCCGGTGCAGAACATCTCGCAGGAGGACCGCATCCTGCTGCAGGTGGTGGCGCGGGTCATCGTCAGCGACCAGCGCGGCACCCTGGCCGCGCAGATCGGCCGGCACCTGCCGCCGCCGCGCGGGATGCCGGAACTGGTGCCGCTGCCGGCCGCCGCGATGGCCGAGGCGCAGGAACACGCGCCGGCGCCGGCCGCCACCGGCGAGGTGCGCGAGGACCCGTGGCCGTTCGCACCGGCGCAGGCCGAGGTGCTGTTCGACAACGGCACCGGCGCCTTCGCCGCCGACGGCCGCGAATACCAGATCGCGCTGCGCGAGGGCGCGCCGACCCCGGCGCCGTGGTCCAACGTGCTGGCCAACGCGCAGCTGGGCACGGTGCTCAGCGAGAGCGCCGCCGGCTACACCTGGTTCGAGAACGCGCATGAGTTCCGCCTGTCGCCATGGCACAACGACCCGGTCGCCGACACCTGCGGCGAAGCGTTCTACCTGCGCGACGAGGACAGCGGCCGGGTGTGGTCGCCGCAACCGCTGCCGCGCCGCGGCGCCGGCGACTACCGCACCCGCCACGGCTTCGGCTACAGCGTCTACGAACACGTGCAGGACGGCATCGCCAGCGAGCTGTGGGTGTACGTGGCGCTGCACGAGGCGGTGAAGTTCTCGGTGCTGAAGCTGCGCAACCTGTCCGGGCGCAGCCGGCGCCTGTCGGCGACCGGCTACGTGGAATGGGTGCTGGGCGACCTGCGGGTGAAGTCGCAGATGCACGTGGTCACCGCGCAGGACGGCGCGCACGGCGCGTTGCTGGCGCACAACCCGTACAACGCCGAATTCGCCGCGCGCACCGCGTTCTTCGACGTGGACGCGGCCGCGCGCAGCTGCACCGGCGACCGCGCCGAATTCCTCGGCCGCAACGGCGACATGGCCGACCCGCAGGCGCTGCGCCGCGAGCGCCTGTCCGGACGCCTGGGCGCCGGGATGGACCCATGCGCGGCGCTGCAGGTGCCGCTGGCGCTGGCCGCCGGCGCCGCGTGCGAGACCGTGTTCCGGCTCGGCGCCGGCAAGGACCACGACGCCGCGGTGGAGCTGGCGCGGCGCATGCGCGGCCGCGATGCCGCGCACGACGCGCTGGACGCGGTGCGCATCCATTGGCGGCAACTGCTCGGCGGCCTGCAGGTGCAGACCCCCGATCCCAGCGTGGACCTGCTGGTCAACGGCTGGCTGCCGTACCAGACCCTGGCCTGCCGCTACCTGGCGCGCAGCGGCTACTACCAGTCCGGCGGCGCGTTCGGCTTCCGCGACCAGCTGCAGGACATGATGGCGCTGGTCCACGCCACCCCGGCGCTGGCGCGCGAGCACCTGCTGGCCAGCGCCGCGCACCAGTTCCCGCAGGGCGACGTGCTGCACTGGTGGCATCCGCCGCAGGACCGCGGCGTGCGCACGCGCTGCTCGGACGACTACCTGTGGCTGCCGCTGGCGGCGTGCCGCTACCTGCAGGTCACCGCCGACCGCAGCGTGCTCGACGAGGACGTGCGCTACATCGAAGGCCGCAGCGTCGGCGCCGACGAGGAGTCGTACTACGACCTGCCGGCGCCGTCGCAGCAGCACGGATCGCTGTACGCACACTGCGTGCAGGCGCTGCGCCGCGGCATGGCCCTGCTCGGCGAGCGCGGCCTGCCGCTGATCGGCACCGGCGACTGGAACGACGGCATGAACCGGGTGGGCGAGGGCGGCAAGGGCGAGAGCGTGTGGCTGGGCTTCTTCCTGTTCCACGGGCTGCAGCAGTTCGCGACGGTGGCGCGCGGGCGCGACGATGCCGCCTTCGCCGACGAATGCGACGCGGCCGCGCAGGCGCTGCGCGGCAACCTGGAAGCGCACGCCTGGGACGGCGACTGGTACCGGCGCGCATGGTTCGACGACGGCACCGCGCTGGGCTCGGCGGACAACGCCGAATGCCGCATCGACTCGATCTCGCAGAGCTGGTCGGTGCTGTCCGGCGCGGCCGCGCCGGCGCGCGCGCGGCAGGCGATGGCGGCGCTGGACCGGCACCTGGTCAAGCGCGACGCCGGCCTGATCCAATTGCTGGACCCGCCGTTCGACCGCATCGAACACGATCCCGGCTACATCCGCGGCTACGTGCCGGGCGTGCGCGAGAACGGCGGGCAATACACGCACGCGGCGGTGTGGGCGGCGATGGCCTTCGCCCGCCTCGGCGACGGCGAGCGCGCCTGGGAGCTGGCGCGGATGATCAACCCGATCCGGCACAGCCTGGATGCGGCAGCCAGCGAACGCTACAAGGTCGAGCCCTACGTGCTGGCCGCCGACGTCTACGGCGTGGCCCCGCACGTGGGACGCGGCGGCTGGACCTGGTACACCGGCTCGGCCGGCTGGATGTACCGGTTGCTGGTCGAATCGCTGCTGGGCCTGCATCGCGAAGGCGACAGCCTGCACCTGCGTCCGTGCCTGCCGGCGGCCTGGGAGCGTTGCCGGCTGCATTACCGTCATGGCGGCAGCGCATACCACATCGAACTGGTGCAGTACGCCGCCGATCAGGCCGGCGATGCCGCGCAGGGCGCCGGCCTGTTCGTGGACGACGTGCGCCAGCAGGACGCGCGGATCGCGCTGGTCGACGACGGCCGCGCGCATCGCGTGCAATGGCGACAGCCGCGCGCGCCGGCATGA